A portion of the Sphingobacterium spiritivorum genome contains these proteins:
- a CDS encoding threonine aldolase family protein, translated as MYSFKNDYSEGAHPQIIDQLVRTNLIQQNGYSEDSYCFEAKEILRRELKNTNAAIYFVSGGTQANLISIAALLRPHEAVISATTGHIFANETGAIESTGHKVIAVEKGDGKLEPADIEPVLSAHSLAPHMVKPRLVYISNSTEIGTHYTRTELQELSACCRKNSLLLYLDGARLGHALTAEENELTLADISRFADAFYIGATKNGGLLGEAIVLPDPTLYPDFDFVIKQKGGLLSKGRLLGIQFLELFRDGLYFSLAQHANTMAMKIAEAVKECQYTMLTVSVTNQIFPVLPLSVIEELSTKYDFYIWKQIDKSHSAIRLITSWATEEYYVDEFIKDLRRISSQ; from the coding sequence ATGTACAGTTTTAAAAATGATTATTCAGAAGGTGCCCATCCTCAGATTATAGATCAGCTTGTCCGGACCAATCTTATTCAACAGAACGGTTATAGTGAAGACAGTTATTGTTTTGAAGCGAAAGAAATTTTAAGAAGGGAACTGAAGAATACAAATGCTGCTATATATTTTGTTTCCGGCGGGACGCAAGCAAATCTTATTAGTATAGCGGCCTTATTACGTCCACACGAGGCTGTGATCAGTGCAACTACCGGACATATCTTTGCGAATGAAACAGGGGCAATAGAATCTACAGGGCATAAGGTAATCGCTGTAGAAAAGGGAGATGGGAAATTAGAGCCTGCGGATATAGAACCTGTGCTGTCCGCACATTCGCTAGCTCCGCATATGGTAAAACCCAGATTGGTTTACATTTCTAATTCCACAGAAATAGGAACACACTACACAAGAACAGAATTACAGGAGCTATCTGCATGCTGCCGTAAAAATAGCTTACTTCTGTATCTGGACGGAGCCAGACTGGGACACGCACTTACTGCCGAAGAAAATGAGTTGACACTGGCGGATATCTCCCGATTTGCAGATGCATTCTATATCGGTGCTACCAAAAATGGCGGACTATTGGGAGAGGCGATTGTCCTGCCGGATCCGACTCTTTATCCTGATTTTGACTTTGTGATCAAGCAAAAGGGAGGACTTCTTTCCAAAGGGAGGTTATTGGGAATTCAATTTCTGGAGTTATTCAGGGACGGCCTCTACTTTAGTCTTGCACAGCATGCTAATACTATGGCAATGAAAATAGCTGAAGCAGTGAAAGAATGTCAATATACTATGCTTACGGTATCGGTGACCAATCAGATTTTTCCTGTTCTTCCTTTATCTGTTATCGAAGAACTGAGTACCAAGTATGATTTTTATATATGGAAGCAAATTGATAAATCACACTCCGCTATTCGACTGATTACATCATGGGCTACAGAAGAGTATTATGTAGATGAATTCATTAAAGATCTGAGGCGTATATCATCGCAATAA
- a CDS encoding GNAT family N-acetyltransferase: MEKVIIETERLIIRELEDSDCKGIFRLDSNPEVHRYLGGKPLTTEKQASEVIAFIRKQYQEHGIGRWAVIQKESNEFIGWSGFKLIKVMTNNHIDYLDIGYRFVQEAWGQGYATESGKACLQYAKTNLTHYPIHAISDINNLDSKKVLEKLGFEAKEIFDYENQLHFWYHLR; this comes from the coding sequence ATGGAAAAAGTAATAATTGAAACAGAAAGATTAATAATCAGGGAACTGGAGGATTCTGATTGTAAGGGCATTTTCAGATTAGATTCTAATCCGGAAGTTCACAGATACCTCGGCGGAAAGCCGCTGACAACGGAAAAACAGGCTTCTGAAGTTATTGCTTTCATACGAAAACAATATCAGGAACATGGAATCGGCAGATGGGCCGTCATCCAAAAAGAATCCAATGAATTTATCGGATGGTCAGGTTTTAAACTGATCAAAGTCATGACGAATAATCATATTGACTACCTGGATATCGGATACCGTTTTGTTCAGGAAGCATGGGGTCAGGGTTATGCCACTGAAAGCGGAAAAGCCTGTCTGCAATATGCCAAAACAAATCTGACTCATTATCCAATCCACGCGATATCGGACATTAATAATCTGGATTCGAAAAAAGTCCTGGAAAAACTGGGGTTTGAAGCAAAAGAGATTTTTGATTACGAAAATCAACTCCACTTCTGGTATCATTTGCGCTAA